One part of the Thermodesulfovibrio sp. 3462-1 genome encodes these proteins:
- the uvrB gene encoding excinuclease ABC subunit UvrB, whose protein sequence is MDKFILHSPFKPKGDQPKAIKALVEGISKGYKHQVLLGVTGSGKTFTIANVIAKVNKPTLIIAHNKTLAAQLYGELKELFPYNAVEYYVSYYDYYQPEAYIPETDTYIEKDALINDDIDRMRHSATLSVLTRRDVIVVASVSCIYGIGSPDDYMAMHINIEEGMITERDALLRKLVEVLYTRAEDEFRRGCFRVRGDVVDIYASHCLDKAYRVEFFDNEIDAIYEIDPLSGTRIRRTPRILIPPNSHWVTPEPRLKRALETIEEELIERIKYFKERGENLFAERIERRTRFDLEMLSQFGHCHGIENYSRHLSGRLPGEPPFTLIDYLYAGPSKGDFLTVIDESHVTVPQIGGMYEGDRSRKQTLVDYGFRLPSALDNRPLKFEEFEHRMNYVIYVSATPGDYEIEKSGGRVIEQIIRPTGLVDPKMEVRPATNQVEDLLEEIHKRVERGERVLVTTLTKKMAEDLTDYYSSLGIKTKYLHSDIDTLERVEILRDLRLGKFDVLIGVNLLREGLDLPEVSLVAIFDADKEGFLRSERSLIQTAGRASRNINGTVILYADTITESMKRAIEETERRRKIQLEYNKKMGIVPETVKSKIKDILSSIYERDYFTVDVVKEDTEEYKLSEKTLKKLEEEMRHAAENLEFERAAQIRDRIFKIKEKMLQLGLKLNS, encoded by the coding sequence ATGGACAAATTTATACTTCACAGTCCCTTTAAACCAAAGGGAGACCAGCCAAAAGCAATAAAAGCACTTGTAGAAGGCATAAGCAAAGGTTATAAACATCAGGTTTTACTTGGTGTTACAGGTTCTGGGAAAACCTTTACAATAGCAAATGTCATTGCTAAGGTTAACAAACCAACACTGATTATTGCCCATAATAAAACCCTTGCTGCACAACTTTACGGTGAGCTAAAAGAGCTTTTCCCTTACAATGCTGTTGAATACTATGTTAGCTATTACGATTACTATCAACCAGAAGCTTACATTCCAGAAACAGACACCTATATTGAAAAAGATGCATTGATAAATGATGACATTGACAGGATGAGACACTCTGCAACTCTGTCAGTTCTTACTCGCAGAGATGTAATAGTTGTAGCCTCTGTATCATGCATTTATGGAATTGGCTCTCCTGATGACTACATGGCAATGCACATAAATATTGAAGAAGGCATGATTACTGAAAGAGATGCACTTCTAAGAAAACTCGTTGAAGTTCTCTATACAAGAGCAGAGGATGAATTCAGAAGAGGTTGTTTTCGTGTAAGAGGAGATGTTGTTGACATATATGCCTCCCATTGTCTTGATAAAGCTTATAGAGTTGAATTTTTTGACAATGAGATTGATGCAATTTATGAAATAGACCCTCTTTCAGGAACCCGGATTAGAAGAACTCCAAGAATCCTTATTCCACCAAACAGTCACTGGGTAACTCCTGAACCAAGACTAAAGAGAGCACTTGAAACCATAGAAGAAGAACTTATAGAAAGAATAAAATATTTCAAAGAAAGAGGTGAGAACCTTTTTGCTGAAAGAATTGAAAGAAGAACCCGTTTTGATCTTGAAATGTTAAGCCAGTTTGGGCACTGTCATGGAATTGAAAACTACTCAAGACACCTCAGCGGAAGACTTCCCGGAGAGCCGCCATTTACATTAATAGATTACCTTTATGCAGGACCTTCAAAAGGAGATTTTCTAACAGTTATTGATGAAAGCCATGTAACAGTTCCACAAATTGGAGGAATGTATGAAGGAGACAGGTCTCGCAAGCAAACACTCGTTGATTATGGATTCAGACTGCCCAGTGCACTTGATAACCGTCCATTAAAGTTTGAAGAATTTGAACACAGAATGAATTATGTAATTTATGTTTCAGCTACTCCAGGAGACTATGAAATTGAAAAATCAGGTGGAAGAGTGATTGAACAAATTATAAGACCAACAGGACTTGTTGACCCTAAGATGGAGGTTCGTCCAGCTACAAACCAGGTTGAAGACCTTCTTGAAGAAATTCATAAAAGAGTTGAAAGAGGAGAAAGGGTTCTTGTAACAACTCTTACAAAAAAGATGGCTGAGGATTTGACTGATTATTATAGTTCACTTGGAATTAAAACAAAATATTTACATTCAGATATTGATACCCTTGAAAGGGTTGAAATTTTAAGAGATCTAAGACTTGGTAAGTTTGATGTCTTAATTGGAGTAAATCTTTTAAGAGAAGGGCTTGACCTTCCAGAAGTCTCTCTTGTTGCGATATTTGATGCTGATAAAGAAGGATTTCTTCGTTCTGAAAGGTCACTTATTCAAACAGCAGGCAGAGCATCAAGAAATATAAATGGCACAGTAATTCTGTACGCTGATACAATTACAGAGTCAATGAAGAGAGCAATTGAGGAAACTGAAAGAAGGAGAAAAATCCAGCTTGAGTATAACAAAAAAATGGGAATTGTTCCTGAAACAGTAAAAAGCAAAATTAAAGACATTCTTTCATCAATTTATGAAAGAGATTACTTTACTGTTGATGTTGTCAAAGAAGACACTGAAGAGTATAAACTCAGTGAAAAAACCTTAAAAAAACTTGAGGAGGAGATGAGACACGCAGCAGAAAATCTTGAATTTGAGAGAGCTGCTCAGATAAGAGACAGGATATTTAAAATCAAGGAAAAGATGCTACAGTTAGGATTAAAGCTTAATTCCTGA
- a CDS encoding helical backbone metal receptor has translation MRALVLFILFLFSPTFTFAQPERIISLAPSVTEAIYYLGAIDKLVAVSDYCKWPEEVKNKPKVGGMINPSYEKILALKPDLVIISKDVTPIEVYNRLIELGIKVHVYAPETLKDMPDELIKLGIAIGKERQAKIVAHEFQKNIKKVKRTFNNQKALFVIWTEPLTVAGKSSHINEVMNLLGLKNIAEYSSINIERVIKLNPEIIFFGAGHETVPEGLLVKLKDTKAVKKGNIYFISDKIYHLSPRIVEGIKEMAGVKIRN, from the coding sequence ATGAGAGCATTGGTTCTTTTTATACTATTTTTATTTTCTCCGACATTTACATTTGCTCAGCCAGAAAGAATTATTTCACTTGCACCGTCAGTTACAGAGGCGATTTATTATCTTGGTGCAATTGATAAGCTTGTGGCTGTGTCAGATTACTGTAAATGGCCTGAAGAAGTTAAAAACAAACCTAAGGTTGGAGGCATGATTAATCCGTCCTATGAAAAAATACTGGCTTTAAAGCCAGACTTAGTAATAATTTCAAAGGATGTAACTCCCATAGAGGTCTACAACAGGTTGATAGAATTGGGGATAAAAGTTCATGTTTATGCTCCAGAGACTCTTAAAGATATGCCAGATGAATTGATAAAACTGGGAATTGCAATTGGCAAGGAAAGACAGGCAAAAATTGTTGCCCATGAATTTCAAAAAAATATAAAGAAAGTAAAGCGAACATTCAATAATCAGAAGGCATTGTTTGTAATATGGACTGAACCCTTAACAGTTGCAGGGAAGTCATCTCACATAAATGAAGTTATGAATCTTTTGGGCTTAAAAAATATTGCGGAGTATTCATCAATCAATATAGAGAGAGTAATAAAATTAAATCCCGAAATAATATTTTTTGGTGCAGGACATGAAACAGTTCCTGAAGGATTGCTCGTAAAATTAAAAGACACAAAGGCAGTTAAAAAAGGCAATATTTATTTTATAAGTGATAAAATTTATCATCTTAGCCCCAGAATAGTTGAAGGAATTAAAGAGATGGCAGGTGTAAAAATCAGGAATTAA